In Sphingobium amiense, a genomic segment contains:
- a CDS encoding TetR/AcrR family transcriptional regulator, with protein MVDKEKSKRRGRPRAFDRDKALRTAQALFHAHGYEGVGVAALAEAMGVNPPSLYAAFGSKAALYEEVLARYDCAAAPMRDLLAPGGDPAAALSAFLRETAAIYAADPQAPGCLVLEGARGVDPDASCRARAFLNDSCNRMRDFVAITHPDKAQVVSDYMAAIMSGMSADARAGKTPEQILAVADMAGLAIRAMLGGR; from the coding sequence GTGGTCGATAAAGAAAAATCGAAACGCCGTGGCCGACCGCGCGCTTTCGACCGGGACAAGGCGCTCCGGACGGCGCAGGCGCTGTTCCACGCGCATGGCTATGAGGGGGTCGGCGTGGCGGCGCTGGCCGAAGCGATGGGCGTCAATCCGCCCAGCCTCTATGCCGCATTCGGCAGCAAGGCCGCGCTCTATGAGGAGGTGCTGGCGCGCTATGACTGCGCCGCCGCTCCGATGCGCGACCTGCTGGCGCCGGGCGGCGATCCGGCGGCGGCTTTGTCCGCTTTTTTGCGGGAGACGGCGGCAATCTACGCCGCCGATCCGCAGGCGCCCGGCTGCCTGGTGCTGGAGGGCGCGAGAGGCGTCGATCCGGACGCGAGCTGCCGCGCGCGTGCCTTCTTGAACGACAGTTGCAACCGGATGCGCGACTTCGTGGCGATCACCCATCCCGACAAGGCGCAGGTCGTGTCGGATTATATGGCGGCGATCATGTCCGGCATGTCCGCCGATGCGCGCGCGGGCAAGACACCGGAGCAGATACTGGCGGTGGCGGACATGGCGGGGCTGGCGATCCGGGCGATGCTGGGCGGGCGCTGA
- a CDS encoding nucleotidyltransferase domain-containing protein: MSAALLVRALRDPASVEALRAAQWNALLAAAKAERLIATLAVRLEERAVPPAARAVLDDARADAEREAQQALWEADRAAFALRGTGVPPVLLKGAAYAAAGLEAAQGRFIGDLDILVPRAAMDQVERALLAAGWEWVKEDAYDDAYYRQWMHELPPLIHAERDRMIDVHHNILPLTARPRPDPQAMLADAVAAGEGLYVLSPEDRVIHAAAHMLADGDLQGGLRNLWDIHCLLRECDPADLDRRAERHGLARDVRQARRLAGAIYGAGTRLTLRDRLFIARLLARDGWGRETRKPLVFAFYLRSHLLRMPLPMLARHLFTKWRKGHRPQ; this comes from the coding sequence ATGAGCGCCGCGCTGCTGGTCCGCGCCCTGCGCGATCCCGCAAGCGTCGAAGCGCTCCGCGCTGCGCAGTGGAACGCACTGCTCGCCGCCGCCAAGGCGGAGCGGCTGATCGCGACGCTGGCCGTCCGGCTGGAGGAGCGCGCCGTGCCGCCCGCCGCCCGCGCCGTGCTGGACGACGCCCGCGCCGACGCCGAGCGGGAGGCGCAACAGGCGCTCTGGGAAGCGGACCGCGCCGCCTTCGCGCTGCGCGGGACCGGTGTGCCGCCGGTGCTGCTCAAGGGCGCAGCCTATGCCGCCGCTGGCCTTGAAGCGGCGCAGGGCCGCTTCATCGGCGATCTCGACATCCTCGTGCCGCGCGCGGCGATGGATCAGGTGGAGCGCGCACTGCTGGCGGCGGGCTGGGAATGGGTGAAGGAAGACGCCTATGACGACGCCTATTACCGCCAGTGGATGCACGAACTGCCGCCCCTGATCCATGCCGAGCGCGACCGGATGATCGACGTGCACCACAACATCCTGCCGCTGACCGCGCGCCCCCGTCCCGATCCGCAGGCGATGCTCGCCGATGCCGTCGCGGCGGGGGAGGGGTTGTATGTCCTCTCACCCGAAGACCGCGTGATCCATGCCGCCGCCCATATGCTCGCCGACGGAGACCTGCAGGGCGGGCTGCGCAACCTGTGGGACATTCACTGTCTCCTCCGGGAGTGCGATCCGGCGGATCTGGATCGACGTGCGGAACGCCATGGCCTTGCCCGCGATGTGAGACAGGCCCGCAGGCTGGCAGGTGCGATCTACGGCGCGGGCACGCGCCTGACCTTGCGGGACCGGCTCTTCATCGCCCGCCTGCTCGCCCGCGACGGATGGGGCCGCGAAACGCGCAAGCCGCTGGTGTTCGCCTTCTACCTGCGTTCGCACCTGCTGCGCATGCCGCTGCCGATGCTGGCGCGCCACCTGTTCACCAAATGGCGCAAGGGCCACCGGCCCCAATGA